The Halichoerus grypus chromosome 15, mHalGry1.hap1.1, whole genome shotgun sequence genome includes a window with the following:
- the DPEP2NB gene encoding DPEP2 neighbor protein, with protein sequence MSDRIFYIHSNLSSVPWEGSTAAAVPPTSPPTPGHYHVLYRGCGETQVGWHGETYCLVGGYRTYGDAPVATPAKAEAEKPIPSRAPKRHRALAESDKDLGCSSPKIRRLQHGGRRLTPQKLAG encoded by the exons ATGTCTGACCGGATCTTCTATATTCATTCTAACTTGTCCTCTGTGCCCTGGGAGGGCAGCACAGCAG CAGCAGTACCTCCCACTTCTCCTCCTACACCTGGTCACTACCATGTCCTCTACCGAGGGTGTGGAGAAACCCAGGTGGGCTGGCATGGGGAGACATACTGCCTAGTTGGTGGCTACCGGACCTATGGGGATGCTCCTGTGGCCACCCCAGCAAAGGCGGAAGCAGAGAAACCAATTCCCAGCCGGGCTCCCAAGAGACATCGAGCTCTCGCAGAGTCGGATAAAGACCTAGGTTGCTCCAGCCCCAAAATTCGGCGATTGCAGCATGGTGGCAGGAGGCTGACCCCACAGAAGCTTGCTGGCTGA